The following proteins are co-located in the Phragmites australis chromosome 10, lpPhrAust1.1, whole genome shotgun sequence genome:
- the LOC133930942 gene encoding V-type proton ATPase subunit e1-like produces MGFWVTTLIFLLAGVAVSLSALLCCNRGPSTNLFHLTLVITAVTCAWMMYAIVYLAQMKPLINPILSGE; encoded by the exons ATGGGCTTCTGGGTGACGAcgctcatcttcctcctcgccggcgtCGCCGTCTCCCTCTCCGCGCTCCTCTGCTGCAACCGCGGGCCCTCCACCAATCT ATTCCATTTGACCTTGGTGATTACAGCTGTAACTTGTGCTTGGATGAT GTATGCAATCGTTTACCTTGCTCAGATGAAGCCTTTGATTAATCCCATCCTGAGTGGGGAGTGA
- the LOC133930944 gene encoding uncharacterized protein LOC133930944: MSSLRFLPKNGGGGGGDGCCGGVALEVTVLSADSLRLPPSYSPLPRRLRPYVTVSSDAPASACSTAVAAGSSSGAGGEHSWGDTLVVPVGAEFLEGRADVHVAVLSEASCRLVGATPLGWCGIPAADVLDGLRAPSALRRLSYSLRCPRRDGASTWGHAVVHLAVRVFGLGDDARLAPAPAPVQQGWCRVAMGIPVSGASAAAAVVGTPWSWGATSR, from the coding sequence ATGTCGTCGTTGCGGTTCTTGCCCAAgaacggcggcggtggcggcggagatGGGTGCTGTGGCGGCGTCGCGCTGGAGGTGACTGTTCTGTCGGCGGACTCGCTGCGCCTGCCGCCGTCGTACTCGCCGCTGCCACGCCGGCTACGGCCGTACGTCACCGTGTCGTCCGATGCGCCCGCCTCGGCCTGCAGCACGGCGGTGGCCGCGGGGTcgtcctccggcgccggcggcgagcacTCGTGGGGCGACACGCTCGTGGTCCCCGTGGGCGCGGAGTTCCTTGAGGGCCGCGCCGACGTCCACGTGGCCGTGCTCTCGGAGGCCAGCTGCCGGCTCGTCGGCGCCACGCCGCTGGGCTGGTGCGGCATCCCCGCGGCCGACGTGCTCGACGGCCTCCGCGCGCCGTCCGCGCTCCGCCGGCTCAGCTACTCGCTCCGGTGCCCGCGGCGAGACGGTGCCTCCACGTGGGGCCACGCCGTCGTGCACCTCGCCGTGCGCGTGTTCGGCCTTGGCGACGACGCGCGGCTCGCGCCCGCTCCAGCGCCGGTGCAGCAGGGGTGGTGCCGCGTGGCGATGGGCATCCCGGTATCCGGGGCgtcggccgcggccgccgtcgTCGGGACGCCGTGGTCATGGGGCGCGACGTCGCGgtga
- the LOC133930290 gene encoding uncharacterized protein LOC133930290 encodes MAKSCAKAISFFGIVQRIYVLFSGSIKRWKVLLEHIPSLTVKSLCNTRWESRIKSVKPIRYQTPELRSALLNLREADDTDPKDKSDAKNLFEVLGSFEFILGMVIWHDILFAVNTVSKKLQSPSMCIESTLQQIEGIMNYFHSYRNEGFASSLIIAKDIASEMGVEASFPVKRRSIRKKQFDETDYNEANLQAERAFEVDYFFVMVDVAITSLKTRFEELQEFKSIFGFLMSSTILKSLDGIELKDRCTKFAETFSLKGSSDVELNDLISELSVMQLTLPDRPMSAMKIFEFVKNADCYPNISVAYRILFTVPVTVASAERSFSKLKFLKIHLRSTMSQERLNGLATLCIEKKLLDEIDIDTIINDFASRNIRRIF; translated from the coding sequence ATGGCTAAATCATGTGCTAAAGCTATTTCATTTTTTGGAATTGTGCAACGGATATATGTATTGTTTTCTGGTTCTATCAAAAGATGGAAAGTTTTGCTCGAGCATATTCCAAGTTTAACTGTGAAATCGTTGTGCAATACTCGTTGGGAGAGTCGAATCAAAAGTGTAAAACCAATTAGGTATCAAACTCCTGAGCTAAGGTCAGCTTTGTTAAATTTAAGGGAAGCTGATGATACTGATCCCAAGGATAAGAGcgatgcaaaaaatttatttgaagtgctTGGCAGCTTTGAATTTATACTTGGTATGGTTATTTGGCATGACATTTTATTTGCTGTTAACACTGTGAGTAAGAAGTTGCAATCACCGTCCATGTGCATTGAGTCTACCTTACAGCAAATTGAAGGCATAATGAATTACTTTCACAGCTATAGAAATGAAGGATTTGCTTCTAGTCTGATCATAGCCAAAGATATTGCATCTGAAATGGGTGTAGAGGCATCATTTCCAGTAAAGCGTCGTTCTATTAGGAAGAAACAGTTTGATGAAACTGATTATAATGAAGCAAATTTGCAAGCTGAGAGGGCTTTTGAAGTTGATTACTTTTTTGTTATGGTTGATGTGGCAATCACTTCATTGAAAACtagatttgaagaactccaagaattcaaaagtatatttgggTTTTTAATGAGTTCAACAATCTTGAAGTCATTGGATGGTATTGAACTAAAAGACCGTTGCACTAAATTTGCAGAAACTTTCTCTCTAAAGGGTTCAtctgatgttgagttaaatgatctCATTTCTGAGTTAAGTGTTATGCAGTTGACTTTACCAGATAGACCAATGTCTGCCATGAAGATTTTTGAGTTTGTCAAAAATGCAGATTGTTATCCTAATATTTCTGTTGCTTATCGGATCTTATTTACTGTACCAGTGACTGTGGCATCTGCcgaaagaagcttttcaaagttAAAATTTTTGAAGATCCATTTGAGGTCTACAATGTCACAAGAAAGATTAAACGGTCTGGCAACTTtatgcattgagaagaaattattggatgagattgatattgatacaaTCATCAATGACTTCGCATCTAGAAATATCCGAAGAATTTTTTAA